A region from the Rosa rugosa chromosome 6, drRosRugo1.1, whole genome shotgun sequence genome encodes:
- the LOC133715093 gene encoding small ribosomal subunit protein uS2m-like isoform X3 — protein sequence MTLHSIVIQKLLSTNAHLGRRVAAHHFKQFTFGHRNGMAVIDSDRTLICLRNAAQFIAAMAENKARFMFVNTNSLWDEIVEQMTKKIGCYSPSMNTLWRTGGFLTNSHSPKKFRSRRKKIVFGPTQPPDCLVVFDSERKSSVILEAHRLQIPIVSLVDSDMPIEYYNKITYPIPCNSSVQFVYLFCNLITKTFLLQQKKSGAVSAEIETSEQVGAIEEAKSAKKDELLVVPYEFLHISTDVEKIEEMLDKLVVIKFNGGLGTSMGFGGPKSTMEIFDGLTSLDLIVNQIESLNSKYHCSVPLVLVNTDSTHEDTLKVLEKYSNSDIDIQSIKQTQHPQLKSQGGQSGEDELYPSGHGAVLLSLVKNGTLDVLLSKLSFSGEGVCPCG from the exons ATGACGCTCCACTCCATAGTAATCCAGAAGCTTCTGAGCACCAACGCCCATTTGGGCCGCCGCGTCGCGGCCCACCACTTCAAGCAGTTCACCTTCGGCCACCGCAACGGCATGGCCGTCATCGACTCCGACCGGACCCTCATCTGCCTCCGCAACGCCGCCCAGTTCATCGCCGCCATGGCCGAGAACAAGGCCCGCTTCATGTTCGTCAACACCAACTCCCTCTGGGACGAAATCGTCGAACAAATGACCAAGAAGATCGGCTGCTACTCTCCCTCCATGAACACTCTCTGGCGCACCGGCGGCTTCCTCACCAACAGCCACAGCCCGAAGAAGTTCAGGTCTCGCCGGAAGAAGATCGTCTTCGGACCGACTCAGCCGCCGGACTGCCTCGTGGTTTTCGACTCCGAGAGGAAGTCGTCGGTGATTCTCGAGGCGCATAGGTTGCAGATTCCGATTGTTTCGCTTGTGGACTCGGACATGCCTATCGAGTACTACAACAAGATCACGTATCCGATTCCGTGTAATTCCTCGGTGCAATTTGTGTACCTGTTCTGTAATTTGATCACCAAGACGTTCTTGCTTCAGCAGAAGAAGAGCGGCGCCGTTTCGGCTGAAATTGAGACTAG TGAGCAAGTGGGGGCTATAGAGGAGGCTAAGAGCGCAAAGAAGGATGAGTTGCTTGTGGTTCCTTACGAATTCTTACACATTTCTACTG ATGTTGAGAAAATTGAGGAGATGCTGGACAAGCTTGTTGTGATCAAGTTCAATGGAGGTTTGGGTACAAGTATGGGATTCGGTGGCCCCAA GTCAACAATGGAAATTTTTGATGGGTTGACATCTCTTGACTTAATTGTTAATCAAATTGAG TCTCTCAATTCTAAGTATCACTGCAGTGTTCCTTTGGTCCTTGTGAACACAGATAGTACACATGAAGATACGCTGAAG GTCTTGGAGAAATATTCCAATTCAGACATTGATATTCAGTCTATTAAACAG ACCCAACATCCACAGCTCAAGTCACAGGGAGGACAGAGTGGTGAGGATGAACT GTATCCCTCTGGCCACGGAGCAGTATTGCTTTCGCTTGTGAAAAATGGAACCCTTGATGTCCTATTATCAAAG CTATCCTTTTCAGGGGAAGGAGTATGTCCTTGTGGTTGA
- the LOC133715093 gene encoding UTP--glucose-1-phosphate uridylyltransferase-like isoform X1: protein MTLHSIVIQKLLSTNAHLGRRVAAHHFKQFTFGHRNGMAVIDSDRTLICLRNAAQFIAAMAENKARFMFVNTNSLWDEIVEQMTKKIGCYSPSMNTLWRTGGFLTNSHSPKKFRSRRKKIVFGPTQPPDCLVVFDSERKSSVILEAHRLQIPIVSLVDSDMPIEYYNKITYPIPCNSSVQFVYLFCNLITKTFLLQQKKSGAVSAEIETSEQVGAIEEAKSAKKDELLVVPYEFLHISTDVEKIEEMLDKLVVIKFNGGLGTSMGFGGPKSTMEIFDGLTSLDLIVNQIESLNSKYHCSVPLVLVNTDSTHEDTLKVLEKYSNSDIDIQSIKQTQHPQLKSQGGQSGEDELYPSGHGAVLLSLVKNGTLDVLLSKGKEYVLVVDSDNVAAKIDPKILDHLVENKIDYCMEVTPTSSYDSDLIGSRLQKFELAEIAQNSVKDTGKFKLVDTGSLWLNVRAIKRLLDTDELKIEDFSVSKETESDQVLLQETAVGSAIRFFNNAVGVNVPNSQFLSMKKTSDLLLLKSNLYMYDEGVVVRNIARTNPANPVIELGPEFEKVSGLLSRFKSMPDIIDLDSLKVTGDVWFGAGITLKGRVTINAEPGMKLEIPDGVVIENEDIKDPSDF from the exons ATGACGCTCCACTCCATAGTAATCCAGAAGCTTCTGAGCACCAACGCCCATTTGGGCCGCCGCGTCGCGGCCCACCACTTCAAGCAGTTCACCTTCGGCCACCGCAACGGCATGGCCGTCATCGACTCCGACCGGACCCTCATCTGCCTCCGCAACGCCGCCCAGTTCATCGCCGCCATGGCCGAGAACAAGGCCCGCTTCATGTTCGTCAACACCAACTCCCTCTGGGACGAAATCGTCGAACAAATGACCAAGAAGATCGGCTGCTACTCTCCCTCCATGAACACTCTCTGGCGCACCGGCGGCTTCCTCACCAACAGCCACAGCCCGAAGAAGTTCAGGTCTCGCCGGAAGAAGATCGTCTTCGGACCGACTCAGCCGCCGGACTGCCTCGTGGTTTTCGACTCCGAGAGGAAGTCGTCGGTGATTCTCGAGGCGCATAGGTTGCAGATTCCGATTGTTTCGCTTGTGGACTCGGACATGCCTATCGAGTACTACAACAAGATCACGTATCCGATTCCGTGTAATTCCTCGGTGCAATTTGTGTACCTGTTCTGTAATTTGATCACCAAGACGTTCTTGCTTCAGCAGAAGAAGAGCGGCGCCGTTTCGGCTGAAATTGAGACTAG TGAGCAAGTGGGGGCTATAGAGGAGGCTAAGAGCGCAAAGAAGGATGAGTTGCTTGTGGTTCCTTACGAATTCTTACACATTTCTACTG ATGTTGAGAAAATTGAGGAGATGCTGGACAAGCTTGTTGTGATCAAGTTCAATGGAGGTTTGGGTACAAGTATGGGATTCGGTGGCCCCAA GTCAACAATGGAAATTTTTGATGGGTTGACATCTCTTGACTTAATTGTTAATCAAATTGAG TCTCTCAATTCTAAGTATCACTGCAGTGTTCCTTTGGTCCTTGTGAACACAGATAGTACACATGAAGATACGCTGAAG GTCTTGGAGAAATATTCCAATTCAGACATTGATATTCAGTCTATTAAACAG ACCCAACATCCACAGCTCAAGTCACAGGGAGGACAGAGTGGTGAGGATGAACT GTATCCCTCTGGCCACGGAGCAGTATTGCTTTCGCTTGTGAAAAATGGAACCCTTGATGTCCTATTATCAAAG GGGAAGGAGTATGTCCTTGTGGTTGACTCAGATAATGTGGCTGCTAAAATTGACCCAA AAATTTTAGACCATCTGGTTGAAAACAAGATAGACTACTGTATGGAG GTCACGCCTACCTCCTCATATGATTCAGATTTGATTGGTTCACGCCTACAGAAGTTTGAG CTTGCAGAAATAGCTCAGAATTCCGTCAAAGAT ACGGGGAAATTCAAACTTGTCGATACTGGCAGCTT GTGGTTGAATGTTAGAGCCATTAAAAGGCTTTTGGATACAGATGAACTAAAGATTGAAGATTTCTCTGTTTCGAAG GAAACCGAGTCTGATCAAGTTCTTCTGCAAGAAACAGCAGTTGGTTCAGCAATACGG TTCTTCAATAATGCTGTTGGTGTCAACGTTCCTAATTCTCAATTTCTTTCAATGAAAAAAACATCAGATCTACTTCTGCTAAAG TCAAATCTCTATATGTATGATGAAGGGGTTGTAGTTCGGAATATAGCTAGAACCAACCCGGCAAATCCTGTGATCGAATTAGGGCCGGAATTTGAAAAG GTGAGTGGCCTTCTAAGTCGCTTTAAGTCCATGCCCGACATTATTGACCTGGACAGCTTGAAGGTCACTGGTGATGTTTGGTTTGGAGCTGGTATTACTCTCAAG GGGAGAGTAACAATTAATGCAGAACCTGGGATGAAATTGGAAATTCCCGATGGAGTAGTAATAGAGAATGAG GATATTAAGGATCCTTCAGATTTTTGA
- the LOC133715093 gene encoding small ribosomal subunit protein uS2m-like isoform X4, giving the protein MTLHSIVIQKLLSTNAHLGRRVAAHHFKQFTFGHRNGMAVIDSDRTLICLRNAAQFIAAMAENKARFMFVNTNSLWDEIVEQMTKKIGCYSPSMNTLWRTGGFLTNSHSPKKFRSRRKKIVFGPTQPPDCLVVFDSERKSSVILEAHRLQIPIVSLVDSDMPIEYYNKITYPIPCNSSVQFVYLFCNLITKTFLLQQKKSGAVSAEIETSEQVGAIEEAKSAKKDELLVVPYEFLHISTDVEKIEEMLDKLVVIKFNGGLGTSMGFGGPKSTMEIFDGLTSLDLIVNQIESLNSKYHCSVPLVLVNTDSTHEDTLKVLEKYSNSDIDIQSIKQTQHPQLKSQGGQSGEDELYVIIPIGIPLATEQYCFRL; this is encoded by the exons ATGACGCTCCACTCCATAGTAATCCAGAAGCTTCTGAGCACCAACGCCCATTTGGGCCGCCGCGTCGCGGCCCACCACTTCAAGCAGTTCACCTTCGGCCACCGCAACGGCATGGCCGTCATCGACTCCGACCGGACCCTCATCTGCCTCCGCAACGCCGCCCAGTTCATCGCCGCCATGGCCGAGAACAAGGCCCGCTTCATGTTCGTCAACACCAACTCCCTCTGGGACGAAATCGTCGAACAAATGACCAAGAAGATCGGCTGCTACTCTCCCTCCATGAACACTCTCTGGCGCACCGGCGGCTTCCTCACCAACAGCCACAGCCCGAAGAAGTTCAGGTCTCGCCGGAAGAAGATCGTCTTCGGACCGACTCAGCCGCCGGACTGCCTCGTGGTTTTCGACTCCGAGAGGAAGTCGTCGGTGATTCTCGAGGCGCATAGGTTGCAGATTCCGATTGTTTCGCTTGTGGACTCGGACATGCCTATCGAGTACTACAACAAGATCACGTATCCGATTCCGTGTAATTCCTCGGTGCAATTTGTGTACCTGTTCTGTAATTTGATCACCAAGACGTTCTTGCTTCAGCAGAAGAAGAGCGGCGCCGTTTCGGCTGAAATTGAGACTAG TGAGCAAGTGGGGGCTATAGAGGAGGCTAAGAGCGCAAAGAAGGATGAGTTGCTTGTGGTTCCTTACGAATTCTTACACATTTCTACTG ATGTTGAGAAAATTGAGGAGATGCTGGACAAGCTTGTTGTGATCAAGTTCAATGGAGGTTTGGGTACAAGTATGGGATTCGGTGGCCCCAA GTCAACAATGGAAATTTTTGATGGGTTGACATCTCTTGACTTAATTGTTAATCAAATTGAG TCTCTCAATTCTAAGTATCACTGCAGTGTTCCTTTGGTCCTTGTGAACACAGATAGTACACATGAAGATACGCTGAAG GTCTTGGAGAAATATTCCAATTCAGACATTGATATTCAGTCTATTAAACAG ACCCAACATCCACAGCTCAAGTCACAGGGAGGACAGAGTGGTGAGGATGAACTGTATGTCATCATTCCTATCG GTATCCCTCTGGCCACGGAGCAGTATTGCTTTCGCTTGTGA
- the LOC133715093 gene encoding small ribosomal subunit protein uS2m-like isoform X5: MTLHSIVIQKLLSTNAHLGRRVAAHHFKQFTFGHRNGMAVIDSDRTLICLRNAAQFIAAMAENKARFMFVNTNSLWDEIVEQMTKKIGCYSPSMNTLWRTGGFLTNSHSPKKFRSRRKKIVFGPTQPPDCLVVFDSERKSSVILEAHRLQIPIVSLVDSDMPIEYYNKITYPIPCNSSVQFVYLFCNLITKTFLLQQKKSGAVSAEIETSEQVGAIEEAKSAKKDELLVVPYEFLHISTDVEKIEEMLDKLVVIKFNGGLGTSMGFGGPKSTMEIFDGLTSLDLIVNQIESLNSKYHCSVPLVLVNTDSTHEDTLKVLEKYSNSDIDIQSIKQTQHPQLKSQGGQSGIPLATEQYCFRL, from the exons ATGACGCTCCACTCCATAGTAATCCAGAAGCTTCTGAGCACCAACGCCCATTTGGGCCGCCGCGTCGCGGCCCACCACTTCAAGCAGTTCACCTTCGGCCACCGCAACGGCATGGCCGTCATCGACTCCGACCGGACCCTCATCTGCCTCCGCAACGCCGCCCAGTTCATCGCCGCCATGGCCGAGAACAAGGCCCGCTTCATGTTCGTCAACACCAACTCCCTCTGGGACGAAATCGTCGAACAAATGACCAAGAAGATCGGCTGCTACTCTCCCTCCATGAACACTCTCTGGCGCACCGGCGGCTTCCTCACCAACAGCCACAGCCCGAAGAAGTTCAGGTCTCGCCGGAAGAAGATCGTCTTCGGACCGACTCAGCCGCCGGACTGCCTCGTGGTTTTCGACTCCGAGAGGAAGTCGTCGGTGATTCTCGAGGCGCATAGGTTGCAGATTCCGATTGTTTCGCTTGTGGACTCGGACATGCCTATCGAGTACTACAACAAGATCACGTATCCGATTCCGTGTAATTCCTCGGTGCAATTTGTGTACCTGTTCTGTAATTTGATCACCAAGACGTTCTTGCTTCAGCAGAAGAAGAGCGGCGCCGTTTCGGCTGAAATTGAGACTAG TGAGCAAGTGGGGGCTATAGAGGAGGCTAAGAGCGCAAAGAAGGATGAGTTGCTTGTGGTTCCTTACGAATTCTTACACATTTCTACTG ATGTTGAGAAAATTGAGGAGATGCTGGACAAGCTTGTTGTGATCAAGTTCAATGGAGGTTTGGGTACAAGTATGGGATTCGGTGGCCCCAA GTCAACAATGGAAATTTTTGATGGGTTGACATCTCTTGACTTAATTGTTAATCAAATTGAG TCTCTCAATTCTAAGTATCACTGCAGTGTTCCTTTGGTCCTTGTGAACACAGATAGTACACATGAAGATACGCTGAAG GTCTTGGAGAAATATTCCAATTCAGACATTGATATTCAGTCTATTAAACAG ACCCAACATCCACAGCTCAAGTCACAGGGAGGACAGAGTG GTATCCCTCTGGCCACGGAGCAGTATTGCTTTCGCTTGTGA
- the LOC133715093 gene encoding UTP--glucose-1-phosphate uridylyltransferase 1-like isoform X2 — MTLHSIVIQKLLSTNAHLGRRVAAHHFKQFTFGHRNGMAVIDSDRTLICLRNAAQFIAAMAENKARFMFVNTNSLWDEIVEQMTKKIGCYSPSMNTLWRTGGFLTNSHSPKKFRSRRKKIVFGPTQPPDCLVVFDSERKSSVILEAHRLQIPIVSLVDSDMPIEYYNKITYPIPCNSSVQFVYLFCNLITKTFLLQQKKSGAVSAEIETSEQVGAIEEAKSAKKDELLVVPYEFLHISTDVEKIEEMLDKLVVIKFNGGLGTSMGFGGPKSTMEIFDGLTSLDLIVNQIESLNSKYHCSVPLVLVNTDSTHEDTLKVLEKYSNSDIDIQSIKQTQHPQLKSQGGQSGEDELYPSGHGAVLLSLVKNGTLDVLLSKGKEYVLVVDSDNVAAKIDPKILDHLVENKIDYCMEVTPTSSYDSDLIGSRLQKFELAEIAQNSVKD; from the exons ATGACGCTCCACTCCATAGTAATCCAGAAGCTTCTGAGCACCAACGCCCATTTGGGCCGCCGCGTCGCGGCCCACCACTTCAAGCAGTTCACCTTCGGCCACCGCAACGGCATGGCCGTCATCGACTCCGACCGGACCCTCATCTGCCTCCGCAACGCCGCCCAGTTCATCGCCGCCATGGCCGAGAACAAGGCCCGCTTCATGTTCGTCAACACCAACTCCCTCTGGGACGAAATCGTCGAACAAATGACCAAGAAGATCGGCTGCTACTCTCCCTCCATGAACACTCTCTGGCGCACCGGCGGCTTCCTCACCAACAGCCACAGCCCGAAGAAGTTCAGGTCTCGCCGGAAGAAGATCGTCTTCGGACCGACTCAGCCGCCGGACTGCCTCGTGGTTTTCGACTCCGAGAGGAAGTCGTCGGTGATTCTCGAGGCGCATAGGTTGCAGATTCCGATTGTTTCGCTTGTGGACTCGGACATGCCTATCGAGTACTACAACAAGATCACGTATCCGATTCCGTGTAATTCCTCGGTGCAATTTGTGTACCTGTTCTGTAATTTGATCACCAAGACGTTCTTGCTTCAGCAGAAGAAGAGCGGCGCCGTTTCGGCTGAAATTGAGACTAG TGAGCAAGTGGGGGCTATAGAGGAGGCTAAGAGCGCAAAGAAGGATGAGTTGCTTGTGGTTCCTTACGAATTCTTACACATTTCTACTG ATGTTGAGAAAATTGAGGAGATGCTGGACAAGCTTGTTGTGATCAAGTTCAATGGAGGTTTGGGTACAAGTATGGGATTCGGTGGCCCCAA GTCAACAATGGAAATTTTTGATGGGTTGACATCTCTTGACTTAATTGTTAATCAAATTGAG TCTCTCAATTCTAAGTATCACTGCAGTGTTCCTTTGGTCCTTGTGAACACAGATAGTACACATGAAGATACGCTGAAG GTCTTGGAGAAATATTCCAATTCAGACATTGATATTCAGTCTATTAAACAG ACCCAACATCCACAGCTCAAGTCACAGGGAGGACAGAGTGGTGAGGATGAACT GTATCCCTCTGGCCACGGAGCAGTATTGCTTTCGCTTGTGAAAAATGGAACCCTTGATGTCCTATTATCAAAG GGGAAGGAGTATGTCCTTGTGGTTGACTCAGATAATGTGGCTGCTAAAATTGACCCAA AAATTTTAGACCATCTGGTTGAAAACAAGATAGACTACTGTATGGAG GTCACGCCTACCTCCTCATATGATTCAGATTTGATTGGTTCACGCCTACAGAAGTTTGAG CTTGCAGAAATAGCTCAGAATTCCGTCAAAGAT TAG